From one Burkholderiales bacterium genomic stretch:
- a CDS encoding TetR/AcrR family transcriptional regulator: MHLPRPDRRWTRRKEARPAELLAAALDLFVERGYAATRLDDVAARAGVSKGTLYLYFSSKEELFKAVIRSGIVPLIERGERQLEEHKGRASDLLRQIMFGWWASVGDTKLGGIPKLMFSECRNFPEIGKFYYDEVITRSFRLVQGVLEQGIRSGEFREVDANYATRLLLAPMVYLLLWRHSFDICDSKHIDPERYLELHLDMTINGLTPRGRERRAASAPRVINMDNRRGRSR, from the coding sequence ATGCACCTGCCAAGACCCGATCGGCGCTGGACCCGCCGCAAGGAGGCGCGCCCCGCCGAGCTGCTGGCGGCGGCGCTGGACCTGTTCGTCGAAAGAGGCTACGCCGCGACCCGGTTGGATGACGTGGCAGCGCGAGCCGGTGTCAGCAAGGGGACGCTGTATCTGTACTTCTCCAGCAAGGAGGAGCTGTTCAAGGCGGTGATCCGCTCCGGTATCGTGCCGCTGATCGAACGCGGCGAGCGCCAGCTGGAGGAACACAAGGGACGCGCCAGCGATCTGCTGCGGCAGATCATGTTCGGCTGGTGGGCGTCGGTGGGCGACACGAAGCTCGGAGGCATTCCCAAGCTGATGTTCTCGGAGTGCCGGAACTTTCCCGAAATCGGAAAGTTTTACTACGACGAGGTGATCACGCGCAGCTTTCGCCTGGTGCAGGGCGTGCTCGAGCAGGGCATCCGCAGCGGGGAATTCCGCGAGGTCGATGCCAATTACGCCACCCGCCTGTTGCTGGCGCCGATGGTTTATCTGCTGTTGTGGCGGCATTCCTTCGACATCTGCGACAGCAAGCACATCGATCCTGAGCGCTACCTGGAGCTGCACCTGGACATGACGATCAACGGGCTCACGCCGCGTGGCCGGGAGCGCAGGGCGGCCAGCGCGCCGCGGGTCATCAACATGGATAACAGAAGGGGGAGGTCCCGATGA